Proteins from a genomic interval of Dunckerocampus dactyliophorus isolate RoL2022-P2 chromosome 5, RoL_Ddac_1.1, whole genome shotgun sequence:
- the chst6 gene encoding carbohydrate sulfotransferase 6, which translates to MPHRVKLSTMVFLVILQGAAVVLFCGWYVPLSSPCGSAPSDGKVHVLLLSSWRSGSSFVGQVFSQHPSVFYLMEPAWHVWTKLRNTGAHALRMAVRDLVRSVFRCDLSVMEAYLPERHNISSLFMWSHSRALCSLPACPLTPRGHISNQTQCLHSCDESGLQGAQEACATYSHVVLKEVRFFELESLYPLFQDPSLDLRVIHLVRDPRAVLRSREESARAFVSDNAVVLEQRNVPAAEVQYQVMQEICRSHVRVSERALRKSPPFLKGRYKLVRYEDVARNPLQEITAMYEFVGLDMTVQLKEWIHQLTHGKGKGSGKEAFKITSRNAADVSQAWRTTLTHSKVKRVQEVCQEAMSMLGYRTVHSDKEQKRLDVDLLVPREPYRFSWLPAKTDDPAKS; encoded by the coding sequence ATGCCTCACAGAGTGAAACTCAGCACTATGGTGTTTCTAGTGATACTGCAGGGAGCGGCGGTAGTCCTCTTCTGTGGCTGGTACGTCCCGCTCAGCAGCCCCTGTGGCTCCGCACCCTCTGATGGGAAAGTTcatgtgctgctgctgtcatcGTGGAGATCGGGTTCCTCCTTTGTGGGTCAGGTGTTCAGTCAGCACCCGTCTGTCTTCTACCTCATGGAGCCTGCTTGGCATGTCTGGACCAAATTGAGGAACACAGGCGCACATGCGCTGCGAATGGCTGTCAGGGATCTTGTGCGTAGCGTGTTCCGGTGCGATTTGTCCGTGATGGAGGCCTACCTACCGGAGCGCCACAACATATCCTCTTTGTTTATGTGGAGTCACAGTCGAGCACTGTGCTCGCTGCCGGCCTGCCCCCTCACCCCACGTGGCCATATCAGCAATCAAACGCAATGCCTTCACTCGTGTGATGAAAGTGGCCTGCAGGGGGCGCAGGAGGCCTGCGCAACTTACAGTCACGTCGTGTTGAAAGAGGTGCGATTCTTTGAACTGGAATCCCTCTATCCTCTCTTTCAGGATCCAAGCCTCGACCTCCGCGTCATTCATCTGGTTCGAGATCCACGGGCTGTCTTGCGGTCTAGAGAGGAGTCAGCCAGAGCATTTGTTAGCGACAACGCTGTTGTCTTGGAGCAGAGAAACGTACCGGCGGCTGAGGTACAGTATCAAGTCATGCAGGAGATTTGCCGTAGCCACGTGCGTGTCTCCGAAAGGGCCCTCCGGAAGTCCCCGCCATTTCTCAAAGGCCGCTACAAACTAGTGCGTTACGAGGATGTGGCGAGAAATCCACTGCAGGAGATCACCGCCATGTATGAGTTTGTCGGACTGGACATGACCGTGCAGCTGAAAGAATGGATTCATCAGCTGACCCACGGAAAAGGTAAAGGTTCTGGGAAGGAGGCCTTCAAAATCACTTCAAGAAACGCTGCAGATGTCTCCCAGGCTTGGCGCACAACGCTGACACACAGTAAGGTCAAGCGTGTCCAGGAAGTGTGCCAGGAGGCCATGTCAATGCTGGGGTACAGGACAGTTCACAGCGACAAAGAACAGAAGAGACTTGACGTGGATTTGCTGGTACCACGTGAACCCTACCGCTTCagctggttgccagccaaaaCTGACGACCCTGCTAAAAGTTAA